A part of Azospirillum thermophilum genomic DNA contains:
- a CDS encoding ribbon-helix-helix domain-containing protein, whose translation MKQFAGSGQEAGIMHAQKKAMEAGAAKAGLSALMSWPVMVSRTVSLGSRMATVRLEHVVWEGLDEIAQREGRPVKDLCQELDGSRSDATPLTSAIRSYVLDYFRRSEAAD comes from the coding sequence GTGAAACAGTTTGCCGGATCGGGGCAGGAGGCCGGGATCATGCATGCGCAGAAAAAGGCGATGGAGGCTGGCGCCGCCAAGGCTGGCTTATCCGCGCTGATGTCCTGGCCCGTCATGGTGTCGCGGACGGTTTCCCTCGGCAGCCGCATGGCCACGGTGAGGCTTGAGCACGTCGTTTGGGAGGGGTTGGACGAGATCGCCCAGCGGGAAGGCCGGCCGGTCAAGGATCTGTGTCAGGAACTGGACGGTTCGAGGTCCGATGCGACGCCGCTGACCAGTGCGATCCGCAGTTACGTGCTCGACTACTTCCGTCGTTCCGAAGCGGCCGATTGA
- a CDS encoding TfuA-like protein, whose product MSTTYVFLGPTLPQEEAARELDAVYLPPVSQGDVLRLCAEKPGAIGIVDGFFENVPAVWHKEILFAIREGIPVFGAASMGALRAAELHPFGMIGVGAIFEAYRDGRLEDDDEVAVIHGPAELGYPALSEAMVNIRRTLADAVADGVLSRETGFRLESIGKELPYRERGYGRMLRLAGDLGLPARELEAFRAWLPTGRFDQKRDDARRMLRTIRRKLGQNAALPEAQFHFERTTLWDRAVREASTLAV is encoded by the coding sequence ATGAGCACCACCTACGTCTTCCTCGGCCCCACCCTGCCGCAGGAGGAAGCGGCCCGCGAGCTGGACGCCGTCTACCTGCCCCCCGTCTCCCAGGGGGACGTGCTGCGCCTGTGCGCCGAAAAGCCCGGGGCGATCGGCATCGTCGACGGCTTCTTCGAGAATGTGCCGGCCGTCTGGCACAAGGAAATCCTGTTCGCCATCCGCGAGGGCATCCCCGTCTTCGGCGCCGCCAGCATGGGCGCGCTGCGCGCGGCGGAGCTGCATCCCTTCGGCATGATCGGCGTCGGCGCCATCTTCGAAGCCTACCGCGACGGCCGGCTGGAGGACGACGACGAGGTGGCGGTCATCCACGGGCCGGCCGAGCTCGGCTATCCCGCCCTGTCGGAAGCCATGGTGAACATCCGCCGCACGCTGGCCGACGCGGTCGCCGACGGGGTGCTGTCGCGCGAAACCGGCTTCCGGCTGGAGTCGATCGGCAAGGAGCTGCCCTACCGCGAGCGCGGCTATGGCCGGATGCTGCGGCTGGCCGGCGACCTCGGCCTGCCGGCGCGCGAACTGGAGGCCTTCCGCGCCTGGCTGCCCACCGGCCGCTTCGACCAGAAGCGCGACGACGCCCGGCGGATGCTCCGCACCATCCGGCGCAAGCTGGGCCAGAACGCCGCCCTGCCCGAGGCGCAGTTCCATTTCGAACGCACCACCCTGTGGGACCGTGCCGTGCGCGAGGCCTCCACTCTCGCAGTGTGA
- a CDS encoding YcaO-like family protein, translating into MPFDLIDVRTAAADAVKAHTTGTHRVMAPEQTLARVQPFLPVMGITRVANVTGLDTVGIPVVMVTRPNSRSISVSQGKGVTLAAAKASGVMESIESYHAERITLPLKFASFEELRWTHPVVDVDRLPRLAGSAYTPHTPILWIEGEDLIGGGPRWVPFEMVHLNFAAPMAPGQGCFMAGSNGLASGNHRLEAVSHAITELVERDATTLWHLSGPAAQAASRIALDSVEDPVCRSLLDRFDSAGIEVGVWEITSDIGLPAFLCRIVEREELPQHSVRPATGMGCHVSREVALSRALTEAAQSRLTFIAGARDDMPREEYVRHLDPSRYARWRAMVTEAPAPATSPAAPPPRPRPSRPTCATRSTG; encoded by the coding sequence ATGCCCTTCGACCTGATCGATGTCCGCACCGCCGCGGCCGACGCGGTTAAGGCCCACACCACGGGCACCCACCGGGTGATGGCGCCGGAACAGACGCTGGCGCGCGTGCAGCCGTTCCTGCCGGTGATGGGAATCACGCGGGTGGCCAACGTCACCGGGCTCGACACCGTCGGGATCCCCGTGGTGATGGTGACCCGGCCCAACTCGCGCTCCATCTCGGTCTCGCAGGGCAAGGGCGTGACGCTGGCCGCCGCCAAGGCCTCGGGCGTCATGGAATCGATCGAGAGCTACCATGCGGAGCGGATCACGCTGCCGCTGAAGTTCGCCAGCTTCGAGGAGCTGCGCTGGACCCATCCGGTGGTCGACGTCGACCGCCTGCCGCGTCTGGCCGGCAGCGCCTATACCCCGCACACCCCGATCCTGTGGATCGAGGGCGAGGATCTGATCGGCGGCGGCCCCAGGTGGGTGCCGTTCGAGATGGTCCACCTGAACTTCGCCGCCCCGATGGCGCCGGGCCAGGGCTGCTTCATGGCCGGCTCCAACGGCCTCGCCTCCGGCAACCACAGGCTGGAGGCCGTCAGCCACGCCATCACCGAACTGGTGGAGCGCGACGCCACCACCCTCTGGCACCTGTCCGGGCCCGCCGCCCAGGCCGCCAGCCGCATCGCGCTCGACAGCGTGGAGGATCCCGTCTGCCGTTCCCTGCTCGACCGCTTCGACTCCGCCGGGATCGAGGTCGGCGTGTGGGAGATCACCAGCGACATCGGCCTGCCCGCCTTCCTCTGCCGCATCGTCGAGCGGGAGGAGCTGCCGCAGCACTCGGTCCGGCCCGCCACCGGCATGGGCTGCCACGTCTCGCGCGAGGTCGCCCTGTCCCGCGCCCTGACCGAGGCGGCGCAGAGCCGCCTGACCTTCATCGCCGGCGCGCGCGACGACATGCCGCGCGAGGAGTATGTCCGCCACCTCGACCCCTCGCGCTATGCCCGCTGGCGGGCGATGGTGACGGAAGCGCCGGCACCCGCGACTTCACCCGCTGCCCCACCGCCTCGACCCCGACCGTCGAGGCCGACCTGCGCCACCAGATCGACCGGCTGA
- a CDS encoding ATP-binding protein: MVTNGVWADYRTVGECVHVAAKLQQRADTNSAQLSRDTLDLVPVGLTVSPAGSLKLAPDAPPISAYILEGARAVRRTATDLMASTTAPLVGREVELQALFDLAAAVERGSPQVLMLRGEAGIGKSRLVSELLRDERTRSWGLLQWPQMPIRRLGDPEDLEAVAQSLAIHLSGRTDGEAPAQLAAAADAAGGRLAGDAVRGLFGLPAEDPLWSGLDPAQRMTLAVEGLVAAVLFAVTACQGRCLMILVEDAHWARPVMVRFLDMLAAALSGPARAVSGGCPVLLLATSRPPSLGAASSGPEGWVEPRIARRIELGALDTEEARRFLDHWLGDDPSLAELKSRVSDRSQGVPLYLEETLRTMEAAGDITGGPGAFRLVKDEVTLRLPRSVHGLLAARIDLLDSDPRRVLMRAAVVGNTFDVGLLQVLRAVPETALADQLAYLEQAGFVARARLLPNLEYVFRHALIREVAYVTLTKGDRKAMHVQLVAALRTRRDSDLPNRVELTAYHAFMAEDWPIAYAFGRRAGQRAEERSRLEDASDFYRKAISSIHNLPDTRRNTLRTIDLLIALPRSMLPRGAVNVHDHLTRARDLSLQQKDLVRLARTSSMLASFSWAFAEVDTGISLCREALTVLDSRNDRQTRIQLTLRLGGIQADKGHFLEAIHALDTAGVQLMQDRSYSRYGLATVALVHYNSIIARCYAEIGRNDQALASARKGLEAAMDSGHAFSQLFANAHLGWVNLIREHHDQAVPPLEYALLMCDGIRSPLWRPLICGGLALARVKSGQHAEGLKLFDESFRSFGRQSHQFDRIHPRVSFAQVQLWYAEALAEIGDLEKAAALAQDAFESAVSTGQHVYEARAMFLIAKYRRRFSGRGDSDGETMARRALDLATRLAMKPLQQQCERLLTERVFSLS; the protein is encoded by the coding sequence GTGGTGACCAATGGCGTCTGGGCGGACTACCGCACCGTCGGCGAATGCGTCCATGTCGCGGCCAAGCTTCAGCAGCGGGCCGATACCAACAGCGCGCAGCTCAGCCGCGACACGCTCGACCTCGTCCCGGTCGGACTGACGGTCAGCCCGGCGGGCAGCCTGAAGCTGGCGCCCGACGCGCCGCCGATCTCCGCCTACATCCTGGAGGGGGCGCGCGCCGTCCGGCGGACCGCCACCGACCTGATGGCCTCCACCACCGCGCCGCTGGTCGGGCGGGAGGTGGAACTGCAGGCGCTGTTCGACCTCGCGGCGGCGGTGGAGCGCGGCTCGCCCCAGGTGCTGATGCTGCGCGGCGAGGCCGGCATCGGCAAGTCGCGGCTGGTGAGCGAGCTGCTGCGGGACGAGCGGACGCGGAGCTGGGGCCTGCTGCAATGGCCGCAGATGCCGATCCGCCGCCTGGGCGACCCCGAGGATCTGGAGGCGGTGGCCCAGAGCCTCGCCATCCACCTGTCCGGCCGCACCGACGGCGAGGCGCCGGCCCAGCTCGCCGCCGCCGCGGACGCTGCCGGGGGGCGCCTCGCCGGCGACGCGGTGCGCGGCCTGTTCGGCCTGCCGGCGGAGGACCCGCTGTGGAGCGGCCTCGATCCCGCCCAGCGCATGACGCTCGCGGTCGAGGGGCTGGTGGCCGCGGTGCTCTTCGCCGTCACGGCCTGCCAGGGACGCTGCCTGATGATCCTGGTCGAGGACGCCCACTGGGCGCGGCCGGTCATGGTGCGCTTTCTCGACATGCTGGCCGCCGCCCTGTCCGGCCCGGCCAGGGCGGTGTCCGGCGGCTGCCCGGTCCTGCTTCTGGCGACCTCCCGCCCGCCCTCGCTCGGGGCCGCCAGCAGCGGTCCGGAGGGCTGGGTCGAGCCGCGGATCGCCCGCCGGATCGAGCTCGGCGCACTCGACACCGAGGAGGCGCGGCGCTTCCTCGACCACTGGCTGGGCGACGATCCCTCGCTGGCCGAGCTGAAGTCGCGGGTGTCCGACCGCAGCCAGGGCGTGCCGCTCTATCTGGAGGAAACGCTACGCACCATGGAGGCGGCCGGCGACATCACCGGCGGCCCCGGCGCCTTCCGGCTGGTCAAGGACGAGGTGACGCTGCGCCTTCCCCGCTCGGTCCACGGCCTGCTCGCCGCGCGGATCGACCTGCTGGACAGCGACCCGCGCCGCGTGCTGATGCGCGCCGCGGTGGTTGGGAACACCTTCGACGTCGGCCTTCTCCAGGTCCTCCGCGCGGTGCCGGAGACGGCGCTGGCCGACCAGCTCGCCTATCTCGAACAGGCGGGGTTCGTGGCGCGCGCCCGCCTGCTGCCGAACCTGGAATATGTGTTCCGTCACGCCCTGATCCGCGAGGTCGCCTATGTCACCCTGACCAAGGGCGACCGCAAGGCGATGCACGTGCAGCTGGTCGCCGCGCTGCGGACGCGGCGCGACTCCGACCTGCCCAACCGGGTCGAGCTGACCGCCTACCACGCCTTCATGGCGGAGGACTGGCCCATCGCCTATGCCTTCGGCCGCCGGGCCGGCCAGCGGGCGGAGGAGCGGTCGCGGCTGGAGGACGCGAGCGACTTCTACCGGAAGGCGATCTCCTCCATCCACAATCTGCCGGACACCCGGAGGAACACGCTTCGCACGATCGATCTGCTGATCGCTCTGCCCCGCAGCATGCTGCCGCGTGGCGCGGTGAACGTGCATGACCATCTGACCCGGGCACGCGACCTGTCCCTTCAACAGAAAGACCTGGTCAGACTCGCCCGGACCTCCTCGATGCTGGCCTCCTTCTCCTGGGCATTCGCCGAAGTCGACACGGGCATCAGCCTGTGTCGGGAAGCACTCACCGTCCTTGACAGCCGCAACGACAGGCAGACCCGCATCCAATTGACGCTGCGGCTCGGCGGCATTCAGGCGGACAAGGGGCATTTCCTGGAAGCGATCCACGCGCTCGACACCGCGGGCGTCCAGTTGATGCAGGATCGTTCCTACAGCCGCTACGGATTGGCGACCGTCGCGCTCGTGCATTACAACAGCATCATCGCGCGATGCTATGCGGAGATCGGCCGGAACGACCAGGCGCTCGCTTCGGCTCGGAAAGGACTTGAAGCCGCGATGGATAGCGGACATGCGTTCTCGCAGCTTTTCGCGAACGCACACCTGGGCTGGGTCAATCTGATCCGTGAACATCACGATCAAGCCGTTCCGCCCTTGGAATATGCTCTTCTGATGTGCGACGGGATCCGCTCTCCCCTTTGGCGTCCGCTGATCTGTGGCGGATTGGCTCTTGCCCGTGTCAAGAGCGGGCAGCACGCCGAGGGGCTCAAGCTCTTCGATGAGAGCTTCCGCAGTTTCGGGCGGCAGTCCCACCAGTTCGACCGCATCCACCCTCGTGTCAGCTTTGCCCAGGTCCAGCTCTGGTACGCCGAGGCTTTGGCGGAGATTGGCGACCTGGAGAAAGCTGCTGCACTCGCCCAGGATGCCTTCGAGAGCGCGGTTTCAACAGGACAGCACGTGTATGAGGCGAGGGCGATGTTCCTCATCGCCAAGTATCGCCGACGGTTTTCCGGCCGCGGCGACTCCGATGGGGAAACCATGGCCAGACGCGCGCTGGATCTTGCCACGCGTCTTGCAATGAAGCCGCTTCAACAGCAGTGCGAACGCCTGTTGACGGAACGCGTGTTTTCGCTGTCCTGA
- a CDS encoding Crp/Fnr family transcriptional regulator — MAELVSLGRPQSFDADQPVFHKGDPGDCLYAILKGQIGISTSSADGKRMLLNILDAGDVLGEIALIDGRERTAAAEALRPSMLFRIDRSDFIPFLERHPALCTRLMIVLCERLRWVSENIEDAVFHDVPRRLARRLLLLADSYGQQTPAGLRINQSISQEALASMLGVTREMVNKSLKALKKSEIVTYTKGFIVINNPALLRDMAGDTESVS; from the coding sequence ATGGCCGAACTGGTCTCGCTCGGCCGGCCGCAGAGCTTCGACGCCGACCAGCCGGTCTTTCACAAGGGGGACCCCGGCGACTGCCTCTACGCCATTCTCAAGGGGCAGATCGGCATCAGCACCTCGTCCGCCGACGGAAAGCGGATGCTGCTCAACATCCTGGACGCCGGCGACGTGCTCGGCGAGATCGCCCTGATCGACGGGCGCGAACGGACCGCCGCCGCCGAGGCGTTGCGGCCCAGCATGCTGTTCCGCATCGACCGGTCCGATTTCATCCCCTTCCTCGAACGCCACCCCGCGCTGTGCACCCGGCTGATGATCGTGCTGTGCGAACGGCTGCGCTGGGTGTCGGAGAACATCGAGGATGCCGTCTTCCACGACGTGCCGCGCCGGCTCGCCCGCCGGCTGCTGCTGCTCGCCGACAGCTACGGCCAGCAGACCCCGGCCGGCTTGCGGATCAACCAGTCGATCTCCCAGGAAGCGCTCGCCAGCATGCTCGGCGTCACCCGCGAGATGGTGAACAAGAGCCTGAAGGCTTTGAAGAAGTCGGAGATTGTAACCTATACCAAGGGCTTCATCGTCATCAACAACCCGGCCCTGCTGCGCGACATGGCCGGAGATACGGAAAGCGTGTCCTGA
- a CDS encoding YcaO-like family protein, whose protein sequence is MAGDGDGSAGTRDFTRCPTASTPTVEADLRHQIDRLKAAGITEAVAVDLTKPEFGIPVVRVVIPGLEGLDDSPDYLIGERGRRIIDLATEAAA, encoded by the coding sequence CTGGCGGGCGATGGTGACGGAAGCGCCGGCACCCGCGACTTCACCCGCTGCCCCACCGCCTCGACCCCGACCGTCGAGGCCGACCTGCGCCACCAGATCGACCGGCTGAAGGCCGCCGGCATCACCGAGGCCGTCGCGGTCGACCTGACCAAGCCGGAGTTCGGCATCCCGGTCGTCCGCGTCGTCATCCCCGGGCTGGAGGGGCTGGACGATTCCCCCGACTATCTGATCGGCGAGCGGGGGCGCCGCATCATCGACCTCGCCACGGAGGCCGCGGCATGA
- a CDS encoding adenylate/guanylate cyclase domain-containing protein, with amino-acid sequence MLVGTSGLSAAQAARWAGRGKGPERKLLTILFVDIVNSSAMVVGRDPEDADEGLLTILNILVEAVARYDGMVSQLLGDGFMAVFGAPTPRRTTRCAPASRRRTSSAPPSIPRFPASASGSASIRATRWPRW; translated from the coding sequence ATGCTGGTCGGGACAAGCGGCTTATCGGCCGCCCAGGCCGCGCGCTGGGCCGGGCGCGGCAAGGGTCCTGAGCGCAAGCTCCTCACCATTCTCTTCGTCGACATCGTCAATTCCTCCGCCATGGTCGTCGGTCGCGATCCGGAGGATGCCGACGAGGGGCTGCTGACCATCCTGAACATCCTGGTCGAAGCGGTCGCCCGCTACGACGGCATGGTGTCGCAGCTTCTCGGCGACGGCTTCATGGCCGTGTTCGGCGCCCCGACGCCAAGGAGGACCACGCGCTGCGCGCCTGCCTCGCGGCGCAGGACATCATCCGCGCCACCGTCGATTCCCCGGTTCCCGGCTTCCGCGTCCGGCTCGGCATCGATTCGGGCGACGCGGTGGCCCAGGTGGTGA